One window of Pseudomonas urmiensis genomic DNA carries:
- the cysE gene encoding serine O-acetyltransferase yields MFERLREDIQSVFHRDPAARNAFEVLTCYPGMHAIWLHRLGHALWLRDFKWLARLVSNFGRWMTGIEIHPGATIGRRFFIDHGMGIVIGETAEIGDDVTLYQGVTLGGTSWNKGKRHPTLENGVVVGAGAKVLGPFTVGAGAKIGSNAVVTKEVPPGATAVGIPGRIIVKTEDSEVEAKRKAMAEKIGFDAYGVSGDMPDPVARAIGQMLDHLQAVDERLEGMCGALTNLGSDYCGKELPALPEEDFVELTQGEAKPADAKQAAQGDTQPH; encoded by the coding sequence ATGTTTGAACGTCTGCGTGAAGATATCCAAAGCGTATTTCATCGTGACCCGGCAGCGCGCAACGCCTTCGAGGTGCTGACCTGCTACCCGGGGATGCACGCCATCTGGCTGCACCGTCTCGGTCATGCCCTGTGGCTTCGTGACTTCAAATGGCTGGCTCGGCTGGTGTCGAACTTCGGTCGCTGGATGACCGGTATCGAGATCCATCCCGGCGCGACCATCGGTAGGCGCTTCTTCATCGACCACGGCATGGGTATCGTCATTGGCGAGACTGCCGAGATCGGTGACGACGTCACCCTGTACCAAGGCGTGACTCTGGGCGGCACCAGCTGGAATAAAGGCAAGCGCCACCCCACCTTGGAGAACGGCGTGGTAGTCGGTGCCGGCGCCAAGGTGCTGGGCCCGTTTACCGTCGGTGCCGGGGCCAAGATCGGCTCCAACGCCGTGGTCACCAAGGAAGTGCCGCCAGGCGCCACGGCGGTGGGTATCCCAGGGCGCATCATCGTCAAGACCGAAGACAGCGAAGTCGAGGCCAAGCGCAAGGCCATGGCCGAGAAAATCGGCTTTGATGCCTATGGCGTCAGTGGCGACATGCCCGATCCGGTGGCGCGAGCGATTGGCCAGATGCTCGATCATCTGCAGGCCGTCGACGAGCGCCTGGAGGGCATGTGTGGCGCCCTGACCAACCTGGGTAGCGACTACTGTGGCAAGGAACTGCCGGCTTTGCCTGAAGAAGACTTCGTCGAGCTGACTCAGGGCGAGGCCAAGCCGGCCGACGCCAAGCAAGCCGCGCAGGGCGACACCCAGCCGCATTGA
- the iscR gene encoding Fe-S cluster assembly transcriptional regulator IscR, which produces MRLTTKGRYAVTAMLDLALHAQHGPVSLADISERQGISLSYLEQLFAKLRRSSLVSSVRGPGGGYQLSRGMETIQVAQVIDAVNESVDATRCQGLGDCHAGDTCLTHHLWCDLSQQIHEFLSGISLADLVMRREVQEVAQRQDLRRVAGRSAQLDKIETSAVD; this is translated from the coding sequence ATGCGACTGACTACCAAAGGCCGATACGCCGTGACCGCCATGCTTGACCTGGCACTGCACGCGCAGCATGGGCCGGTGTCTTTGGCCGACATTTCCGAGCGCCAGGGCATTTCCCTCTCTTATCTGGAACAGCTGTTCGCCAAGCTGCGCCGTAGCAGCCTGGTTTCCAGCGTGCGCGGGCCAGGCGGTGGCTACCAGCTGTCGCGGGGCATGGAAACCATCCAGGTGGCCCAGGTCATCGATGCGGTCAATGAATCGGTCGATGCCACCCGCTGCCAGGGCCTGGGGGATTGCCATGCCGGTGACACCTGCCTGACTCACCACTTGTGGTGCGACCTCAGCCAGCAGATCCATGAATTCCTCAGTGGCATCAGCCTGGCCGACCTCGTGATGCGCCGTGAGGTGCAAGAAGTCGCCCAACGCCAGGACCTGCGCCGTGTCGCAGGCCGATCCGCCCAGCTGGACAAGATTGAGACGTCCGCCGTCGACTGA
- a CDS encoding IscS subfamily cysteine desulfurase — MKLPIYLDYSATTPVDPRVAQKMADCLLVDGNFGNPASRSHVFGWRAEEAVENGRRQVAELINADPREIVWTSGATESDNLALKGVAHFYQTKGKHIITSKIEHKAVLDTARQLEREGFEVTYLEPGEDGIVTPAQVEAVLRDDTILVSLMHVNNEVGSINDIAAIGELTRSRGVLFHVDAAQSAGKVEIDLQKLKVDLMSFSAHKVYGPKGIGALYVSRKPRVRLEAIIHGGGHERGMRSGTLPTHQIVGMGEAFAIAKQEMASENVRIKALSDRFFKQVSDLEELYVNGSQTARVPHNLNLSFNYVEGESLLMSLKDIAVSSGSACTSASLEPSYVLRALGRNDELAHSSIRFSFGRFTTEEEVDYAAQEVCKAVNKLRELSPLWDMYKDGVDISKIEWAAH; from the coding sequence ATGAAGTTGCCGATCTACCTCGATTACTCCGCGACCACCCCGGTCGACCCACGTGTGGCTCAGAAGATGGCCGACTGCCTGCTGGTCGACGGAAACTTCGGTAACCCGGCTTCGCGCTCCCACGTGTTCGGCTGGCGCGCCGAGGAAGCGGTGGAGAACGGCCGTCGCCAAGTAGCCGAGCTGATCAACGCCGACCCGCGCGAGATCGTCTGGACCAGCGGTGCTACCGAGTCCGACAACCTGGCGCTGAAGGGTGTTGCGCACTTCTATCAGACCAAGGGCAAGCACATCATCACCTCCAAGATCGAGCACAAGGCGGTCCTGGATACCGCTCGCCAGCTCGAGCGTGAAGGTTTCGAAGTCACCTACCTCGAGCCAGGCGAAGACGGCATCGTCACCCCGGCCCAGGTCGAGGCGGTGCTGCGCGACGACACCATCCTGGTCTCGCTGATGCACGTCAACAACGAAGTCGGCTCGATCAACGACATCGCCGCCATCGGTGAACTGACCCGTTCGCGCGGCGTGCTGTTCCATGTCGACGCCGCCCAGTCGGCTGGCAAGGTCGAAATCGACCTGCAGAAACTCAAGGTCGACCTGATGTCGTTCTCGGCCCACAAGGTCTACGGCCCGAAAGGCATCGGCGCGCTGTACGTCAGCCGCAAGCCACGGGTTCGCCTGGAAGCCATCATTCACGGCGGTGGCCATGAGCGCGGTATGCGTTCGGGCACCCTGCCAACCCACCAGATCGTCGGCATGGGCGAGGCGTTTGCCATTGCCAAGCAGGAAATGGCCAGCGAGAACGTCCGCATCAAGGCCCTGAGCGACCGCTTCTTCAAGCAGGTCTCGGACCTCGAAGAGCTCTACGTCAACGGCAGCCAGACTGCCCGCGTGCCGCACAACCTGAACCTGAGCTTCAACTACGTTGAAGGCGAGTCGCTGCTGATGTCGCTCAAGGACATCGCGGTATCGTCGGGTTCCGCCTGCACCTCCGCTTCGCTCGAGCCGTCTTATGTACTGCGCGCTCTGGGCCGTAACGACGAGCTGGCACACAGCTCGATCCGCTTCTCCTTCGGCCGCTTCACCACTGAAGAAGAAGTCGACTACGCCGCGCAGGAAGTCTGCAAGGCAGTCAACAAGCTGCGTGAGCTCTCGCCGCTGTGGGACATGTACAAAGACGGCGTCGACATCTCCAAGATCGAGTGGGCCGCCCACTAA
- the iscU gene encoding Fe-S cluster assembly scaffold IscU, producing the protein MAYSEKVIDHYENPRNVGKMNADDPDVGTGMVGAPACGDVMRLQIKVNEQGVIEDAKFKTYGCGSAIASSSLATEWMKGKTLDEAETIKNTQLAEELALPPVKIHCSVLAEDAIKAAVRDYKQKKGLI; encoded by the coding sequence ATGGCATACAGTGAAAAGGTCATCGACCACTACGAAAACCCGCGCAACGTCGGCAAGATGAACGCCGACGATCCGGATGTCGGCACCGGCATGGTCGGCGCCCCGGCCTGCGGTGACGTGATGCGTCTGCAGATCAAGGTCAACGAGCAGGGCGTCATCGAAGACGCCAAGTTCAAGACCTATGGCTGCGGTTCGGCCATCGCCTCCAGCTCCCTCGCCACCGAGTGGATGAAGGGCAAGACCCTGGACGAAGCCGAAACCATCAAGAACACCCAGCTGGCTGAGGAACTCGCGCTGCCGCCGGTCAAGATCCACTGCTCGGTACTCGCCGAAGACGCCATCAAGGCGGCCGTACGCGACTACAAGCAGAAGAAAGGCTTGATCTGA
- the iscA gene encoding iron-sulfur cluster assembly protein IscA, whose product MAISMTEAAANHVRRSLDGRGKGEGIRLAVRTTGCSGLAYVLEFVDEVASEDQVFENHGVKVIIDPKSLVYLDGTELDFVKEGLNEGFKFNNPNVRGECGCGESFNV is encoded by the coding sequence ATGGCTATCAGCATGACAGAAGCCGCCGCCAACCACGTGCGGCGTTCCCTCGACGGGCGCGGCAAGGGTGAGGGCATTCGCCTGGCCGTGCGCACCACCGGTTGCTCGGGCCTGGCCTACGTGCTGGAGTTCGTCGACGAAGTGGCGTCTGAAGATCAGGTGTTCGAGAACCACGGCGTGAAGGTCATCATCGACCCAAAAAGCCTGGTCTACCTCGACGGTACCGAGCTCGACTTCGTCAAGGAAGGGTTGAACGAAGGCTTCAAGTTCAACAACCCCAACGTGCGCGGTGAGTGTGGCTGCGGCGAAAGCTTCAATGTCTGA
- the hscB gene encoding co-chaperone HscB, giving the protein MGTPCHFALFDLKPGFRLDLDKLAVRYRELAREVHPDRFADASEREQRIALENSAALNDAYQTLRSAPRRARYLLAISGHEVPQEVTVHDPDFLLQQMELREELEELDDLDGVAVFKKRLKAAQDTLNEDFAACWDDAAQREQAERLMRRMQFLDKLAQEVRQLEERLDD; this is encoded by the coding sequence GTGGGTACTCCTTGCCATTTCGCTCTGTTTGACCTCAAGCCGGGCTTTCGTCTGGACCTCGACAAGCTGGCCGTTCGCTACCGCGAGCTGGCCCGCGAGGTCCATCCGGACCGTTTCGCCGATGCCTCCGAACGTGAACAGCGCATTGCCCTGGAAAACTCGGCAGCGTTGAACGACGCCTACCAGACCCTGCGCAGCGCCCCGCGGCGTGCCCGCTATCTGCTGGCCATCAGTGGCCATGAAGTGCCGCAGGAAGTCACCGTGCATGACCCGGACTTCCTGTTGCAGCAAATGGAGCTGCGTGAGGAGCTCGAAGAGCTGGACGATCTGGACGGTGTCGCGGTGTTCAAGAAGCGCCTCAAGGCTGCCCAAGACACGCTCAACGAGGATTTCGCCGCCTGCTGGGATGATGCTGCGCAGCGTGAACAGGCCGAGCGCCTGATGCGCCGCATGCAGTTCCTCGACAAGCTCGCCCAAGAAGTGCGCCAGTTGGAAGAGCGCCTCGACGATTAA
- the hscA gene encoding Fe-S protein assembly chaperone HscA: protein MALLQIAEPGQSPQPHQRRLAVGIDLGTTNSLVAALRSGLSEPLPDAQGSVILPSAVRYLDGRIEVGQAARDAASSDPLNTILSVKRLMGRGLADVKQLGEQLPYRFVGGESHMPFIDTVQGPKSPVEVSADILKVLRQRAEQTLGGDLVGAVITVPAYFDDAQRQATKDAAKLAGLNVLRLLNEPTAAAVAYGLDQNAEGVVAIFDLGGGTFDISILRLTAGVFEVLATGGDTALGGDDFDHAIAGWIIEQAGLSADLDPATQRLLLQTACAAKEALTDADVVSVQHGAWQGELSRAAFEAMIEPMIARSLKACRRAVRDSGIELEEVGAVVMVGGSTRVPRVREAVGTLFGRTPLTSIDPDQVVAIGAAIQADTLAGNRREGGELLLLDVIPLSLGLETMGGLMEKVIPRNTTIPVARAQEFTTYKDGQSAMMIHVLQGERELISDCRSLARFELRGIPAMVAGAAKIRVTFQVDADGLLSVAARELGSGVESSIQVKPSYGLTDGEIARMLKDSFEHAGSDKQARQLREHQVDGERLLEAVQGALDADGERLLSAEEREAIAFQMQQLRDLLAGTDGPAIEQQTKILSQVTDAFAARRLDSTVKAALAGRNLNEIEE from the coding sequence ATGGCCCTACTGCAGATCGCCGAACCCGGTCAGAGCCCACAGCCGCACCAGCGCCGCCTGGCGGTGGGGATCGACCTGGGTACCACCAATTCTCTGGTTGCCGCCTTGCGCAGTGGCCTGAGCGAGCCGCTGCCCGACGCGCAGGGCAGTGTCATCCTGCCGTCCGCCGTGCGCTACCTCGATGGCCGCATTGAAGTCGGCCAGGCTGCGCGCGACGCTGCCTCCAGCGACCCGCTCAATACTATCTTGTCGGTCAAGCGCCTGATGGGTCGTGGCCTGGCAGACGTCAAGCAACTTGGCGAACAGCTGCCTTACCGCTTTGTGGGCGGCGAGTCGCATATGCCGTTCATCGACACGGTCCAAGGGCCAAAGAGCCCGGTGGAAGTGTCTGCCGATATCCTCAAGGTGCTGCGCCAGCGTGCTGAGCAGACCCTGGGTGGCGACCTGGTAGGGGCGGTGATTACTGTCCCGGCCTACTTCGACGACGCCCAGCGCCAAGCCACCAAAGATGCCGCCAAACTGGCCGGGCTCAACGTTCTGCGCCTGCTCAACGAGCCGACCGCTGCTGCCGTGGCGTATGGTCTGGACCAAAACGCCGAAGGCGTGGTGGCGATCTTCGATTTGGGTGGCGGTACGTTCGATATTTCTATCCTGCGTCTTACCGCTGGCGTCTTCGAAGTGCTGGCCACTGGGGGCGATACGGCCCTGGGTGGTGACGATTTCGATCATGCGATTGCTGGCTGGATCATCGAGCAGGCGGGTTTGTCCGCTGACCTCGACCCCGCTACCCAGCGCTTGCTGCTGCAGACTGCTTGCGCCGCCAAGGAAGCCCTGACTGACGCCGACGTCGTTAGCGTTCAGCACGGCGCCTGGCAGGGCGAGCTGAGCCGGGCGGCCTTCGAAGCGATGATCGAGCCAATGATCGCCCGCAGCCTCAAGGCTTGCCGGCGCGCCGTGCGCGACAGCGGCATCGAACTCGAAGAGGTCGGGGCGGTGGTCATGGTGGGTGGTTCGACCCGCGTTCCGCGTGTGCGCGAAGCAGTCGGTACGCTATTCGGCCGTACCCCGCTGACGTCGATCGACCCCGATCAGGTGGTCGCCATCGGCGCCGCGATCCAGGCCGACACCCTGGCGGGTAACCGTCGCGAAGGCGGCGAGCTGTTGCTGCTGGACGTCATCCCGCTGTCGCTCGGTCTTGAGACCATGGGCGGCCTGATGGAGAAGGTGATCCCGCGCAACACCACGATCCCTGTGGCCCGCGCGCAAGAGTTCACCACTTATAAAGATGGCCAGTCGGCCATGATGATCCACGTCCTGCAGGGTGAGCGCGAGCTGATCAGCGACTGCCGCTCCCTGGCTCGCTTCGAGTTGCGCGGCATTCCGGCAATGGTGGCGGGCGCGGCGAAAATCCGCGTGACCTTCCAGGTCGACGCCGACGGGCTGCTCAGCGTAGCCGCCCGCGAGCTGGGCTCTGGCGTGGAGTCGAGCATTCAGGTCAAGCCGTCGTACGGCCTGACCGACGGAGAGATCGCCCGCATGCTCAAGGACTCCTTCGAGCACGCAGGTTCCGACAAGCAGGCGCGTCAGCTGCGTGAGCACCAGGTCGACGGCGAACGCCTGCTCGAAGCGGTGCAGGGCGCATTGGACGCCGATGGCGAGCGCCTGCTAAGCGCCGAAGAGCGCGAGGCTATTGCCTTCCAGATGCAACAACTACGTGATTTGCTGGCCGGCACCGATGGCCCTGCCATCGAGCAACAGACCAAGATTCTGTCGCAGGTGACCGATGCATTTGCCGCCCGTCGCCTTGATTCGACGGTCAAAGCCGCACTGGCCGGGCGCAACCTGAATGAGATCGAGGAGTAA
- the fdx gene encoding ISC system 2Fe-2S type ferredoxin has protein sequence MPQVKFLPHEKFCPEGLVVEVPAGTNILELAHEHHIEMESACGGVKACTTCHCIVRQGFDSLEEADELEEDMLDKAWGLEAQSRLGCQVVVGDEDLTIEIPKYSLNHAAEAPH, from the coding sequence ATGCCCCAGGTGAAATTCCTGCCGCACGAGAAGTTCTGCCCGGAGGGCCTGGTGGTCGAGGTGCCGGCTGGCACCAACATCCTCGAGCTGGCTCACGAGCACCATATCGAGATGGAAAGCGCCTGCGGCGGCGTCAAGGCCTGCACCACCTGCCACTGCATCGTGCGCCAGGGCTTCGACTCGCTGGAAGAAGCCGACGAGCTCGAAGAAGACATGCTGGACAAGGCCTGGGGCCTGGAAGCACAGTCGCGCCTGGGTTGCCAGGTAGTGGTCGGTGATGAAGACCTGACCATCGAAATCCCCAAATATTCGCTCAACCACGCCGCTGAAGCGCCGCACTGA
- the iscX gene encoding Fe-S cluster assembly protein IscX, whose product MSLKWVDVLEIAIQLAESKPEVDPRYVNFVDLHRWVLALPEFSDDPSRGGEKVLEAIQAAWIEEAD is encoded by the coding sequence ATGAGTCTGAAATGGGTTGATGTACTTGAGATCGCCATCCAGCTTGCAGAAAGCAAGCCTGAGGTCGATCCTCGTTATGTAAATTTCGTCGATCTGCACCGTTGGGTACTGGCCCTGCCAGAATTTAGCGACGATCCGTCACGCGGCGGTGAGAAAGTGCTCGAGGCCATCCAGGCGGCTTGGATCGAAGAAGCCGACTGA
- the ndk gene encoding nucleoside-diphosphate kinase, whose product MAVQRTFSIIKPDAVAKNVIGKITTRFEDAGLKIVASKIKQLSKAEAEGFYAEHSERGFFGDLVAFMTSGPVVVQVLEGENAIALNRELMGATNPKEAAAGTIRADFAESIDANAVHGSDSEAAAAREIAYFFAATEVTTR is encoded by the coding sequence ATGGCTGTTCAACGTACTTTCTCGATCATCAAGCCTGACGCAGTTGCCAAGAACGTCATCGGCAAGATCACCACTCGCTTCGAAGACGCTGGCCTGAAAATCGTTGCTTCGAAAATCAAGCAACTGTCCAAAGCCGAAGCTGAAGGCTTCTACGCTGAGCACAGCGAGCGCGGTTTCTTCGGTGACCTGGTTGCCTTCATGACTTCCGGTCCAGTTGTCGTTCAGGTTCTGGAAGGCGAAAACGCCATCGCTCTGAACCGCGAGCTGATGGGCGCTACCAACCCTAAAGAAGCTGCTGCCGGCACCATCCGTGCTGACTTCGCTGAGTCGATCGACGCCAACGCCGTTCACGGTTCGGACTCCGAAGCTGCCGCTGCTCGCGAAATCGCTTACTTCTTCGCTGCTACCGAGGTAACCACTCGCTAA
- the rlmN gene encoding 23S rRNA (adenine(2503)-C(2))-methyltransferase RlmN, with protein MTTSTGKINLLGLTQPEMEQFFDSIGEKRFRAGQVMKWIHHFGVDDFAAMTNVGKALREKLEAVAEIRPPEVVSEDISADGTRKWVIRVASGSCVETVYIPTDDRGTLCVSSQAGCALDCSFCSTGKQGFNSNLTAAEVIGQVWLANKSFGTVPAKVDRAITNVVMMGMGEPLLNFDNVIAAMKIMMDDLGYGISKRRVTLSTSGVVPMIDELAKHIDVSLALSLHAPNDELRNKLVPINKKYPLKVLLESCMGYMATLGGKRVLTVEYTLLKDVNDQPEHAAQMIELLRDVPCKINLIPFNPFPHSGYERPSNNAIRRFQDMLHHGGFNVTTRTTRGEDIDAACGQLVGQVMDRTRRSERYIAVRQLNDDVQTQDSAARH; from the coding sequence ATGACGACATCTACTGGCAAAATCAACCTGTTGGGTCTGACCCAGCCGGAAATGGAACAGTTCTTCGACTCGATTGGGGAGAAGCGCTTCCGTGCCGGTCAAGTAATGAAATGGATTCACCATTTTGGCGTCGATGATTTCGCCGCCATGACCAATGTCGGCAAGGCCTTGCGCGAAAAGCTCGAGGCTGTTGCCGAGATTCGGCCTCCGGAAGTGGTCAGTGAAGACATTTCCGCCGACGGCACCCGTAAATGGGTGATCCGCGTTGCCTCCGGCAGCTGCGTCGAGACCGTCTACATCCCCACCGACGACCGCGGTACCCTCTGCGTTTCGTCCCAAGCCGGCTGCGCCCTGGACTGCAGTTTCTGCTCCACCGGCAAGCAAGGCTTCAATAGCAACCTCACCGCCGCCGAAGTCATTGGCCAGGTGTGGCTTGCGAACAAATCCTTCGGAACCGTCCCGGCCAAAGTCGACCGCGCCATTACCAACGTGGTGATGATGGGCATGGGCGAGCCGTTGCTCAATTTCGACAATGTCATCGCCGCCATGAAGATCATGATGGATGATCTGGGCTATGGCATTTCCAAGCGTCGCGTCACCTTGTCGACTTCCGGCGTTGTGCCGATGATCGACGAACTGGCCAAGCACATCGACGTTTCCCTGGCGCTGTCGCTGCACGCGCCGAACGACGAACTGCGTAACAAGTTGGTACCGATCAACAAGAAGTACCCGCTCAAGGTGCTGCTCGAGTCGTGCATGGGCTACATGGCCACCCTGGGTGGCAAGCGCGTACTGACCGTCGAGTACACCCTGCTCAAGGACGTCAACGACCAGCCGGAACACGCGGCGCAGATGATCGAACTGCTGCGCGATGTGCCGTGCAAGATCAACCTGATCCCGTTCAACCCATTCCCGCATTCCGGTTACGAGCGGCCGAGCAACAACGCCATCCGCCGCTTCCAGGACATGCTGCATCACGGTGGTTTCAACGTCACCACCCGCACCACCCGTGGCGAAGATATCGACGCCGCCTGTGGTCAGCTGGTTGGCCAGGTGATGGACCGCACCCGCCGCAGTGAGCGCTACATTGCCGTGCGTCAGCTCAACGACGACGTACAGACGCAAGATAGCGCCGCGCGCCACTGA
- the pilW gene encoding type IV pilus biogenesis/stability protein PilW: protein MTLRAALSILTLLLLAGCVSGGAGDPLASHQGRVEAGRAYVQLGLGYLQQGLTEQAKAPLAKALALNDRDADAHAALALVFQAQGEPALAEEHFRQALAQRANDTRIRNNYGSFLYAQGRFSQAEQVFRQAGADTLYPERSRVFENLGLTAMKLGRPEQAREYLEKALQLNPRQPRALLEMAELSYENRHYVPARDYYDRFSQLSDPQARSLLLGSRLARVFAEPAVVAELGQQLQRLYPGTPEYQQYLSEQR, encoded by the coding sequence ATGACCCTGCGCGCCGCGCTGTCGATCCTGACGCTGTTGCTGCTGGCCGGCTGCGTGTCCGGCGGCGCCGGCGATCCGCTGGCCAGCCATCAAGGTCGGGTCGAGGCGGGGCGGGCTTATGTACAGTTGGGCCTGGGTTATTTGCAACAAGGTTTGACCGAGCAGGCCAAGGCGCCGCTGGCCAAAGCCCTGGCCCTGAATGACCGCGATGCCGACGCCCATGCCGCCCTGGCCTTGGTGTTCCAGGCGCAAGGCGAACCCGCCCTGGCCGAAGAGCATTTTCGCCAGGCCTTGGCGCAGCGCGCCAATGACACGCGGATTCGCAACAACTACGGCAGTTTCCTATATGCTCAGGGGCGTTTTAGTCAGGCCGAGCAGGTCTTTCGCCAGGCCGGCGCCGATACCCTGTATCCTGAGCGCTCGCGAGTCTTTGAAAACCTTGGCCTGACCGCCATGAAGCTAGGGCGTCCAGAGCAAGCGCGCGAGTATTTGGAAAAAGCCCTGCAACTCAACCCACGGCAACCCAGGGCGTTGCTGGAAATGGCTGAGTTGTCCTACGAAAACAGGCATTATGTGCCGGCCCGTGATTACTACGATCGTTTCAGCCAGCTGAGCGACCCGCAAGCCCGCAGCCTGCTGCTGGGTAGCCGCCTGGCGCGGGTGTTCGCTGAACCGGCCGTGGTGGCTGAACTGGGCCAGCAATTACAACGACTTTATCCCGGTACGCCGGAATATCAGCAATACCTGTCGGAGCAACGATGA
- a CDS encoding RodZ domain-containing protein, giving the protein MKAAHPEVAAASHQHPGEILRQARENRDWSQAEVARKLNLTLSSLNNLESGAFDKLPGHTFARGYIRAYAKLMDMDQAPLVAAFDQITGTHAQGSQVHALGRIEEPVRLSHNILRGVSLLLLVAVVGGGFFWWQDQTSLRGKDLAKIALEHVEVESADGTTQIHPLDEPEDQAVSEGQQPQTEPLALEQAPAGETSGSANEEATAPATPAAAASTPAPAAPAAAAQAPAAAPVAPVAPVAAAATPAASVPASAAEPAAPAPAGSAKVAIQFTADCWTQVSDGNGKVLFSAIKRKGDSLELTGKPPFAVRLGFARGAQVSYNGQAVDVAPFTSGETARLKLGQ; this is encoded by the coding sequence ATGAAAGCCGCTCATCCCGAAGTAGCAGCAGCGTCTCACCAGCACCCCGGTGAGATCTTGCGCCAGGCCCGCGAAAACCGCGATTGGTCGCAAGCCGAGGTAGCCCGCAAGCTCAACCTGACCTTGAGTTCGCTGAACAACCTGGAATCCGGCGCCTTCGACAAGCTGCCAGGGCACACCTTCGCCCGTGGTTACATCCGTGCCTATGCCAAGCTGATGGACATGGACCAAGCCCCGCTGGTGGCCGCCTTCGACCAGATCACCGGTACCCATGCCCAAGGCAGCCAAGTGCATGCGCTGGGCCGTATCGAAGAGCCGGTGCGCTTGTCGCACAACATCCTGCGCGGTGTCAGTCTGCTGTTGCTGGTGGCCGTGGTCGGCGGTGGCTTTTTCTGGTGGCAAGACCAGACCAGCCTGCGCGGCAAGGACTTGGCCAAGATCGCCCTGGAGCACGTTGAAGTCGAAAGCGCCGACGGCACCACGCAGATTCACCCGTTGGACGAGCCAGAAGACCAAGCCGTCAGCGAAGGCCAGCAGCCGCAAACCGAGCCATTGGCGCTAGAGCAGGCACCTGCTGGCGAGACCAGCGGCTCCGCCAATGAAGAAGCTACTGCGCCGGCCACGCCCGCGGCTGCTGCCAGCACCCCAGCGCCGGCAGCCCCGGCCGCTGCGGCACAGGCTCCTGCAGCTGCACCGGTCGCGCCAGTAGCGCCAGTAGCAGCAGCTGCTACCCCGGCCGCCAGCGTGCCGGCTAGCGCCGCCGAACCTGCCGCCCCGGCCCCAGCCGGCAGCGCCAAGGTTGCAATTCAATTCACCGCCGATTGCTGGACTCAAGTCTCCGACGGCAACGGCAAGGTGCTGTTCAGCGCCATCAAGCGCAAGGGTGACAGCCTGGAACTGACCGGCAAGCCGCCGTTCGCGGTACGCCTGGGCTTTGCCCGTGGCGCCCAGGTCAGCTACAACGGCCAGGCCGTCGACGTTGCACCGTTCACCAGTGGCGAAACCGCTCGCCTGAAGTTGGGACAGTAA